The following proteins are encoded in a genomic region of Anabas testudineus chromosome 13, fAnaTes1.2, whole genome shotgun sequence:
- the phldb1b gene encoding pleckstrin homology-like domain family B member 1 isoform X7 gives MDRLNRNMPECGRQTHQVLQSTPLDLIETGKGLKFQAERPHLVSLGSGRLSTAITLLPLPEGRTTVGHGHMDITIQGPGVAAQHCFIENRSGVITLHPCGNLCAVDGLQVTKPVRLSQGCMLCFGQSAFFRFNHPEEALKMKSMMPQGASVSTVDYRLCPDTESLVNGNHQANPAQSSPAPGERVQSEHSAIVSSIEKDLQDIMDSLAMDDPQPCSSEAKKPPGGQSIPHSPLSPMVNGGGRYLLSPPTSPGAMSVGSSYENTSPPFSPLSSPSAASSGSFTSPSPSGGPQDQSSSLPPVPVRSSSYNFTSQPPPVPQPRTILPNFSSSGAGQKVQESPRLPRKFLSETPPSPKPSRRGLGQDGSESPRQTSFLSSNESLTSRNIVPSSPRLTPKFSTCSSPSPSSPRTKTATVLQERPASPFREQASLSDRSLTSSPSRQLSQPTRAFQPPLDPIVHIIQGSPLQQHSRSLQPPESPRLARRNLEMNGSSGTSSSMRELPPLSPSLARRGIPVLPGALPGTVPNLRTPDSPSGLSKLVPESPRLRRKSGSTSEEPMCSRGIRARSPSPTSMMMEGSGGGSAGARKANFGNSLSPAYSLGSLPGSSPVGSPRTHRKMSAGRPHPGMRERKNSITEISDNEDELLEYHRRQREERLREQEMERLERQRLETILNLCAEYNKGENADLDPLVSGRTGLADGSGRRPSMDNVLGGILSSPAVHLAHRQRENDEENLKEECSSTESTHQEVRTSPAPSTASALHNGDRQHEDSSPGSAGCLELGYLEEERVSVLTRIDELKARLTELDQQLRESKQEAEMECALLQGERQAELEQMETETHIITQLQHKLDELENAIQREKDKERANVEAERRALQSLQEGYAELKNQLHNCPESLREQLQEQLKRDGEVLEAGTKKFEDLEFQQLEKESSLEEERETISQQLLQERAQYHSSVAKRKEKVSSLENQANQLGLQASQECERLAKDRTLTLQMLQKEKERLSALEKKYHSLTGGKGFPKSPTAMREYQSESSRPHLPMLDLEQWYQELMVGSSQHCPPPLPAKCLSGRRPVLQVFRSKLDSDPGLSLHQHKSGSSSPLQHGAATLGRNTSSKQSPLLVASRTGSLPRNLAATLQDIETKRQLALQQKEPQTSRQITIEESSSGQQVIEEQRRRLAELKQRAAAEAQCQWEALHGSQPHLMTSLSSSPSYSPVMAYSPALSHSSVGHPPLVHHSILHHQPPSAGEQPYDTLSLESSDSMDTSVSTGNNSACSPDNMFSVMGMDALKIEEMEKMLKEAQLEKARLIESRERESLARRQMLEEERRRREEAEKRLQDETFHRQQLVEKEVKMRAKNFSQARPMTRYLPIRKEEFDLRSHVESSGHSVDTCYHVILNEKMCKGYLVKMGGKIKSWKKRWFVFDRLKRTFSYYVDKHETKLKGVIYFQAIEEVYYDHLRSATKSPNPSLTFCVKTHDRLYYMVAPSAEAMRIWMDVIVTGAEGYTQFMN, from the exons GCTGTATGCTGTGTTTTGGCCAATCGGCTTTCTTCCGATTCAACCACCCCGAAGAGGCCTTGAAGATGAAGAGCATGATGCCCCAGGGAGCAAGTGTCTCCACTGTGGACTACAGACTGTGTCCAG acacagagagttTGGTCAATGGGAATCACCAGGCCAATCCAGCTCAGTCTTCCCCAGCTCCTGGAGAGAGAGTCCAGTCTGAGCACAGTGCAATCGTCAGCTCTATTGAGAAGGACCTACAGGACATCATGGACTCCTTAGCCATGGATGACCCCCAGCCTTGTTCCTCTGAGGCCAAAAAGCCCCCCGGAGGCCAGTCCATTCCCCACTCCCCTCTGTCGCCCATGGTCAATGGAGGGGGCCGGTACCTGCTGTCCCCACCTACTAGCCCTGGGGCCATGTCTGTTGGTTCCAGTTATGAAAACACATCGCCGcccttttcccccctctcttcACCCTCAGCAGCCAGCAGTGGGAGCTTTACCAGCCCATCTCCTAGTGGAGGACCCCAGGACCAGAGTTCTTCTCTACCGCCAGTGCCTGTACGCTCCTCTAGCTACAACTTCACCTCCCAGCCTCCGCCTGTACCCCAGCCTCGGACCATACTGCCTAACTTCAGCAGCAGTGGGGCAGGTCAGAAGGTTCAGGAAAGCCCCCGGCTTCCGAGGAAGTTCTTATCAGAGACTCCTCCAAGCCCCAAGCCGAGCCGCAGAGGTCTAGGCCAAGATGGGTCTGAGAGCCCTCGACAGacttcttttctgtcctctaaTGAGTCTCTCACTAGTAGAAACATTGTGCCAAGTAGCCCCAGACTAACTCCTAAATTTTCTACCTGTTCATCCCCCTCGCCTTCCAGTCCCAGGACCAAGACAGCCACAGTGCTCCAGGAAAGACCTGCCAGCCCCTTTAGAGAGCAGGCCAGTCTTTCTGATCGCTCACTTACCTCAAGTCCCTCCAGACAGCTTTCCCAACCCACCAGAGCCTTTCAGCCTCCTTTAGACCCCATTGTCCACATCATCCAAGGGTCGCCACTTCAGCAGCATTCACGTTCACTGCAACCCCCAGAAAGTCCTCGGTTGGCCAGGAGAAACCTGGAGATGAATGGAAGTAGCGGAACAAGCAGTAGTATGAGAGAGCTGCCCCCACTTAGCCCCTCTTTGGCCCGGAGAGGGATCCCGGTACTCCCAGGGGCACTACCAGGGACAGTCCCCAACTTGAGGACTCCAGATAGTCCCTCAGGTCTCAGCAAACTTGTTCCAGAGAGTCCCAGGCTTCGACGCAAGAGCGGATCAACATCAGAGGAACCAATGTGCAGTAGGGGGATCAGAGCCCGCAGTCCATCACCTACTTCTATGATGATGGAGGgcagtggtggtggtagtgCTGGGGCACGCAAGGCAAACTTTGGAAATTCCTTGTCTCCTGCTTACAGTCTAGGCTCCCTGCCTGGCTCATCCCCTGTAGGTAGCCCCAGGACGCACAGGAAGATGTCTGCAGGGAGACCCCATCCTGGcatgagggagagaaagaacagCATCACGGAGATCAGTGACAATGAAGACGAACTGCTGGAGTACCACCGgcgacagagagaggagaggcttcgagagcaggagatggagagaCTG GAGAGACAGCGACTAGAGACCATCCTAAACCTCTGTGCTGAATACAACAAAGGAGAGAATGCAGACCTGGACCCCCTAGTCTCAGGGAGGACGGGGCTGGCAGATGGCTCTGGGCGGCGACCCTCCATGGACAATGTCCTGGGAGGAATACTGTCCTCACCTGCTGTCCACCTGGcgcacagacagagggagaacgACGAGGAGAATCTGAAAGAGGAGTGTAGTAGCACAGAGAGCACTCATCAGGAGGTGAGGACATCTCCCGCTCCCAGCACAGCATCAGCACTGCACAATGGAGACAGACAG cATGAGGACTCCAGTCCAGGCAGTGCAGGTTGTCTGGAGCTGGGTTACCTGGAGGAGGAGCGGGTTAGTGTACTCACTCGTATCGATGAGCTCAAGGCCCGGCTGACTGAGCTGGACCAACAACTCCGGGAGTCAAAACAAGAG GCAGAGATGGAGTGTGCCTTGCTGCAGGGCGAGAGGCAGGCCGAGCTGGAGCAGATGGAGACTGAAACACATATCATCACCCAGCTGCAGCACAAGCTGGACGAACTGGAGAATGCTATTCAGAGGGAAAAGGACAAG GAGAGGGCAAATGTTGAGGCTGAGCGCCGGGCCTTGCAGAGCCTCCAGGAGGGCTACGCTGAGCTGAAGAACCAGCTTCATAATTGTCCCGAGTCTCTGCGGGAACAGTTGCAGGAACAGCTCAAAAGG GACGGAGAGGTGCTGGAAGCAGGAACCAAAAAGTTTGAGGACCTTGAGTTTCAGCAGCTTGAGAAAGAAAGCAGCTTAGAGGAGGAACGAGAAACAATcagccagcagctgctgcaggagagagCACAGTACCACAGCAGTGTTGCCAAGAGGAAG GAGAAGGTGTCTTCTCTGGAGAACCAGGCCAACCAACTTGGCCTGCAGGCATCTCAGGAGTGTGAGCGACTAGCCAAAGACAGAACCCTCACACTACAAATGCTACAAAAG GAGAAGGAGAGACTGTCTGCTCTGGAGAAGAAATACCACAGCCTGACTGGGGGAAAAGGCTTCCCCAAATCCCCCACTGCAATGAGAGAG TACCAGTCTGAGAGTAGCCGGCCTCACCTCCCCATGCTTGATTTAGAGCAGTGGTACCAGGAGCTGATGGTCGGCTCCAGCCAGcactgtcctcctcctctgccagcAAAGTGTCTCTCAGGCCGCAGGCCTGTGCTGCAG GTGTTCCGCTCCAAACTAGACAGTGATCCAGGTCTCTCTCTTCATCAACATAAATCAGGCTCATCATCCCCTCTACAGCATGGAGCAGCGACACTGGGACGCAACACAAGCTCCAAG CAGAGCCCCCTGCTGGTGGCCAGTCGGACAGGCAGTTTGCCTAGGAACCTGGCTGCAACCCTGCAGGATATCGAGACCAAGCGACAGCTCGCTCTGCAGCAGAAAG AGCCCCAGACTTCCAGACAGATCACCATAGAGGAAAGCTCATCAG GTCAGCAGGTGATAGAAGAGCAACGTCGCCGTCTGGCCGAGCTcaagcagagagcagcagcagaggctcAGTGCCAATGGGAGGCACTCCACGGCTCCCAGCCCCACCTCATGACCTCGCTCTCCTCATCGCCTTCCTACTCCCCCGTCATGGCCTACAGCCCCGCACTGAGCCATAGTTCTGTGGGGCACCCTCCTCTGGTTCATCACTCCATCCTGCACCACCAGCCTCCGTCAGCTGGAGAACAGCCTTATGACACACTCAGCCTGGAGAGCTCAGACAGCATGGACACCAGCGTGTCCACTGGGAACAACTCTGCCTGCTCGCCAGACAACATGTTCAG TGTCATGGGAATGGACGCACTGAAGAttgaagagatggagaaaatgcTGAAGGAGGCTCAGCTGGAGAAAGCCAGACTTATTGAATCGCGG GAACGAGAGAGCCTGGCTCGCCGTCagatgctggaggaggagaggaggagaagggaggaggcagagaaacgGCTGCAGGATGAAACTTTCCATCGGCAGCAGCTAGTGGAGAAGGAGGTCAAGATGAGGGCCAAGAACTTCTCTCAG GCCCGTCCCATGACTCGCTACCTGCCTATCAGGAAAGAGGAGTTCGACCTGCGCTCTCACGTTGAGTCGTCAGGCCACAGCGTGGACACCTGCTACCATGTCATCCTTAATGAGAAGATGTGCAAGGGCTACCTGGTCAAGATGGGAGGCAAGATCAAGTCCTGGAAGAAACGCTGGTTTGTCTTTGACCGCCTCAAAAGGACCTTCTCGTACTACGTCG ATAAACATGAGACCAAGCTGAAAGGTGTGATCTACTTCCAGGCGATAGAAGAGGTGTATTACGATCATCTCCGCAGTGCCACAAAG AGCCCCAACCCCTCACTGACCTTCTGTGTAAAGACACACGACCGCCTCTACTACATGGTGGCCCCCTCAGCAGAGGCCATGAGGATCTGGATGGATGTTATCGTCACAGGAGCAGAGGGATACACACAGTTCATGAACTAA
- the phldb1b gene encoding pleckstrin homology-like domain family B member 1 isoform X3: MLKKVRFKDLHVSQGAVDSSVDMDRLNRNMPECGRQTHQVLQSTPLDLIETGKGLKFQAERPHLVSLGSGRLSTAITLLPLPEGRTTVGHGHMDITIQGPGVAAQHCFIENRSGVITLHPCGNLCAVDGLQVTKPVRLSQGCMLCFGQSAFFRFNHPEEALKMKSMMPQGASVSTVDYRLCPDTESLVNGNHQANPAQSSPAPGERVQSEHSAIVSSIEKDLQDIMDSLAMDDPQPCSSEAKKPPGGQSIPHSPLSPMVNGGGRYLLSPPTSPGAMSVGSSYENTSPPFSPLSSPSAASSGSFTSPSPSGGPQDQSSSLPPVPVRSSSYNFTSQPPPVPQPRTILPNFSSSGAGQKVQESPRLPRKFLSETPPSPKPSRRGLGQDGSESPRQTSFLSSNESLTSRNIVPSSPRLTPKFSTCSSPSPSSPRTKTATVLQERPASPFREQASLSDRSLTSSPSRQLSQPTRAFQPPLDPIVHIIQGSPLQQHSRSLQPPESPRLARRNLEMNGSSGTSSSMRELPPLSPSLARRGIPVLPGALPGTVPNLRTPDSPSGLSKLVPESPRLRRKSGSTSEEPMCSRGIRARSPSPTSMMMEGSGGGSAGARKANFGNSLSPAYSLGSLPGSSPVGSPRTHRKMSAGRPHPGMRERKNSITEISDNEDELLEYHRRQREERLREQEMERLERQRLETILNLCAEYNKGENADLDPLVSGRTGLADGSGRRPSMDNVLGGILSSPAVHLAHRQRENDEENLKEECSSTESTHQEVRTSPAPSTASALHNGDRQHEDSSPGSAGCLELGYLEEERVSVLTRIDELKARLTELDQQLRESKQEAEMECALLQGERQAELEQMETETHIITQLQHKLDELENAIQREKDKERANVEAERRALQSLQEGYAELKNQLHNCPESLREQLQEQLKRDGEVLEAGTKKFEDLEFQQLEKESSLEEERETISQQLLQERAQYHSSVAKRKEKVSSLENQANQLGLQASQECERLAKDRTLTLQMLQKEKERLSALEKKYHSLTGGKGFPKSPTAMREYQSESSRPHLPMLDLEQWYQELMVGSSQHCPPPLPAKCLSGRRPVLQVFRSKLDSDPGLSLHQHKSGSSSPLQHGAATLGRNTSSKQSPLLVASRTGSLPRNLAATLQDIETKRQLALQQKEPQTSRQITIEESSSGQQVIEEQRRRLAELKQRAAAEAQCQWEALHGSQPHLMTSLSSSPSYSPVMAYSPALSHSSVGHPPLVHHSILHHQPPSAGEQPYDTLSLESSDSMDTSVSTGNNSACSPDNMFSVMGMDALKIEEMEKMLKEAQLEKARLIESRERESLARRQMLEEERRRREEAEKRLQDETFHRQQLVEKEVKMRAKNFSQARPMTRYLPIRKEEFDLRSHVESSGHSVDTCYHVILNEKMCKGYLVKMGGKIKSWKKRWFVFDRLKRTFSYYVDKHETKLKGVIYFQAIEEVYYDHLRSATKSPNPSLTFCVKTHDRLYYMVAPSAEAMRIWMDVIVTGAEGYTQFMN; this comes from the exons GCTGTATGCTGTGTTTTGGCCAATCGGCTTTCTTCCGATTCAACCACCCCGAAGAGGCCTTGAAGATGAAGAGCATGATGCCCCAGGGAGCAAGTGTCTCCACTGTGGACTACAGACTGTGTCCAG acacagagagttTGGTCAATGGGAATCACCAGGCCAATCCAGCTCAGTCTTCCCCAGCTCCTGGAGAGAGAGTCCAGTCTGAGCACAGTGCAATCGTCAGCTCTATTGAGAAGGACCTACAGGACATCATGGACTCCTTAGCCATGGATGACCCCCAGCCTTGTTCCTCTGAGGCCAAAAAGCCCCCCGGAGGCCAGTCCATTCCCCACTCCCCTCTGTCGCCCATGGTCAATGGAGGGGGCCGGTACCTGCTGTCCCCACCTACTAGCCCTGGGGCCATGTCTGTTGGTTCCAGTTATGAAAACACATCGCCGcccttttcccccctctcttcACCCTCAGCAGCCAGCAGTGGGAGCTTTACCAGCCCATCTCCTAGTGGAGGACCCCAGGACCAGAGTTCTTCTCTACCGCCAGTGCCTGTACGCTCCTCTAGCTACAACTTCACCTCCCAGCCTCCGCCTGTACCCCAGCCTCGGACCATACTGCCTAACTTCAGCAGCAGTGGGGCAGGTCAGAAGGTTCAGGAAAGCCCCCGGCTTCCGAGGAAGTTCTTATCAGAGACTCCTCCAAGCCCCAAGCCGAGCCGCAGAGGTCTAGGCCAAGATGGGTCTGAGAGCCCTCGACAGacttcttttctgtcctctaaTGAGTCTCTCACTAGTAGAAACATTGTGCCAAGTAGCCCCAGACTAACTCCTAAATTTTCTACCTGTTCATCCCCCTCGCCTTCCAGTCCCAGGACCAAGACAGCCACAGTGCTCCAGGAAAGACCTGCCAGCCCCTTTAGAGAGCAGGCCAGTCTTTCTGATCGCTCACTTACCTCAAGTCCCTCCAGACAGCTTTCCCAACCCACCAGAGCCTTTCAGCCTCCTTTAGACCCCATTGTCCACATCATCCAAGGGTCGCCACTTCAGCAGCATTCACGTTCACTGCAACCCCCAGAAAGTCCTCGGTTGGCCAGGAGAAACCTGGAGATGAATGGAAGTAGCGGAACAAGCAGTAGTATGAGAGAGCTGCCCCCACTTAGCCCCTCTTTGGCCCGGAGAGGGATCCCGGTACTCCCAGGGGCACTACCAGGGACAGTCCCCAACTTGAGGACTCCAGATAGTCCCTCAGGTCTCAGCAAACTTGTTCCAGAGAGTCCCAGGCTTCGACGCAAGAGCGGATCAACATCAGAGGAACCAATGTGCAGTAGGGGGATCAGAGCCCGCAGTCCATCACCTACTTCTATGATGATGGAGGgcagtggtggtggtagtgCTGGGGCACGCAAGGCAAACTTTGGAAATTCCTTGTCTCCTGCTTACAGTCTAGGCTCCCTGCCTGGCTCATCCCCTGTAGGTAGCCCCAGGACGCACAGGAAGATGTCTGCAGGGAGACCCCATCCTGGcatgagggagagaaagaacagCATCACGGAGATCAGTGACAATGAAGACGAACTGCTGGAGTACCACCGgcgacagagagaggagaggcttcgagagcaggagatggagagaCTG GAGAGACAGCGACTAGAGACCATCCTAAACCTCTGTGCTGAATACAACAAAGGAGAGAATGCAGACCTGGACCCCCTAGTCTCAGGGAGGACGGGGCTGGCAGATGGCTCTGGGCGGCGACCCTCCATGGACAATGTCCTGGGAGGAATACTGTCCTCACCTGCTGTCCACCTGGcgcacagacagagggagaacgACGAGGAGAATCTGAAAGAGGAGTGTAGTAGCACAGAGAGCACTCATCAGGAGGTGAGGACATCTCCCGCTCCCAGCACAGCATCAGCACTGCACAATGGAGACAGACAG cATGAGGACTCCAGTCCAGGCAGTGCAGGTTGTCTGGAGCTGGGTTACCTGGAGGAGGAGCGGGTTAGTGTACTCACTCGTATCGATGAGCTCAAGGCCCGGCTGACTGAGCTGGACCAACAACTCCGGGAGTCAAAACAAGAG GCAGAGATGGAGTGTGCCTTGCTGCAGGGCGAGAGGCAGGCCGAGCTGGAGCAGATGGAGACTGAAACACATATCATCACCCAGCTGCAGCACAAGCTGGACGAACTGGAGAATGCTATTCAGAGGGAAAAGGACAAG GAGAGGGCAAATGTTGAGGCTGAGCGCCGGGCCTTGCAGAGCCTCCAGGAGGGCTACGCTGAGCTGAAGAACCAGCTTCATAATTGTCCCGAGTCTCTGCGGGAACAGTTGCAGGAACAGCTCAAAAGG GACGGAGAGGTGCTGGAAGCAGGAACCAAAAAGTTTGAGGACCTTGAGTTTCAGCAGCTTGAGAAAGAAAGCAGCTTAGAGGAGGAACGAGAAACAATcagccagcagctgctgcaggagagagCACAGTACCACAGCAGTGTTGCCAAGAGGAAG GAGAAGGTGTCTTCTCTGGAGAACCAGGCCAACCAACTTGGCCTGCAGGCATCTCAGGAGTGTGAGCGACTAGCCAAAGACAGAACCCTCACACTACAAATGCTACAAAAG GAGAAGGAGAGACTGTCTGCTCTGGAGAAGAAATACCACAGCCTGACTGGGGGAAAAGGCTTCCCCAAATCCCCCACTGCAATGAGAGAG TACCAGTCTGAGAGTAGCCGGCCTCACCTCCCCATGCTTGATTTAGAGCAGTGGTACCAGGAGCTGATGGTCGGCTCCAGCCAGcactgtcctcctcctctgccagcAAAGTGTCTCTCAGGCCGCAGGCCTGTGCTGCAG GTGTTCCGCTCCAAACTAGACAGTGATCCAGGTCTCTCTCTTCATCAACATAAATCAGGCTCATCATCCCCTCTACAGCATGGAGCAGCGACACTGGGACGCAACACAAGCTCCAAG CAGAGCCCCCTGCTGGTGGCCAGTCGGACAGGCAGTTTGCCTAGGAACCTGGCTGCAACCCTGCAGGATATCGAGACCAAGCGACAGCTCGCTCTGCAGCAGAAAG AGCCCCAGACTTCCAGACAGATCACCATAGAGGAAAGCTCATCAG GTCAGCAGGTGATAGAAGAGCAACGTCGCCGTCTGGCCGAGCTcaagcagagagcagcagcagaggctcAGTGCCAATGGGAGGCACTCCACGGCTCCCAGCCCCACCTCATGACCTCGCTCTCCTCATCGCCTTCCTACTCCCCCGTCATGGCCTACAGCCCCGCACTGAGCCATAGTTCTGTGGGGCACCCTCCTCTGGTTCATCACTCCATCCTGCACCACCAGCCTCCGTCAGCTGGAGAACAGCCTTATGACACACTCAGCCTGGAGAGCTCAGACAGCATGGACACCAGCGTGTCCACTGGGAACAACTCTGCCTGCTCGCCAGACAACATGTTCAG TGTCATGGGAATGGACGCACTGAAGAttgaagagatggagaaaatgcTGAAGGAGGCTCAGCTGGAGAAAGCCAGACTTATTGAATCGCGG GAACGAGAGAGCCTGGCTCGCCGTCagatgctggaggaggagaggaggagaagggaggaggcagagaaacgGCTGCAGGATGAAACTTTCCATCGGCAGCAGCTAGTGGAGAAGGAGGTCAAGATGAGGGCCAAGAACTTCTCTCAG GCCCGTCCCATGACTCGCTACCTGCCTATCAGGAAAGAGGAGTTCGACCTGCGCTCTCACGTTGAGTCGTCAGGCCACAGCGTGGACACCTGCTACCATGTCATCCTTAATGAGAAGATGTGCAAGGGCTACCTGGTCAAGATGGGAGGCAAGATCAAGTCCTGGAAGAAACGCTGGTTTGTCTTTGACCGCCTCAAAAGGACCTTCTCGTACTACGTCG ATAAACATGAGACCAAGCTGAAAGGTGTGATCTACTTCCAGGCGATAGAAGAGGTGTATTACGATCATCTCCGCAGTGCCACAAAG AGCCCCAACCCCTCACTGACCTTCTGTGTAAAGACACACGACCGCCTCTACTACATGGTGGCCCCCTCAGCAGAGGCCATGAGGATCTGGATGGATGTTATCGTCACAGGAGCAGAGGGATACACACAGTTCATGAACTAA